The DNA window CTAGCTTGACCATAAAAACCTCAAGCTGAGCTACCGCTAATGCAAAATGATTATCTCGCCCACCATGGCTAGGCCTGCTCAAGCCTTGACAAGGGTTGGTTAACTGCATCAGGTGTAGGCTCTGGTGCTGTCCGCCTAATCTTAACCAATAGCCAGGAAAGCCCAAATCTGGTCTTTCCAACTTCTCTAACCCTAGGGCCTCTTGATAAAACTCACAGGCCAAATGTGCATCAGACACTAAAATACTAACATGATCCAAACCTAAAACACCTGACATACCGACTCCTTTTTCTTTAGCCTAATCAATGAAACTGCTATAATTAGAAAATTGTATTTTATATTAACTAGTGGAAAGAAGATTATGTCTGCAGATTTACAACAAATTATCGAAGCGGCGTTTGAACGTCGTGCTGAAATCACGCCAAAAAACGTTGATGCTGAAACCAAACGCGCAATTCAAGAAGCGATTCATTTATTGGATTCAGGCCAAATGCGTGTAGCTGAGCGTCAAGCTGTCGGTAAATGGACTGTTAATGAGTGGTTAAAAAAAGCCGTACTGCTCTCTTTCCGCACCGAAGACAACGTGCTAATGAACTCGTCAGAAACCCGTTACTTTGATAAGGTGCCTTCAAAATTTGCCGACTATTCTCAAGCCGACTTTGAAAAAGCCGGTGTACGTGTAGTGCCCCCTGCGATGGCGCGTCGTGGATCTTACATTGCACCGAGCACAGTGTTAATGCCGTCTTACGTCAATATCGGCGCCTATGTTGATTCCGGCACGATGGTGGATACTTGGGTGACGGTAGGCTCTTGTGCGCAAATCGGTAAAAACGTCCATTTATCAGGTGGCGTGGGTATTGGTGGCGTGTTAGAGCCGCTTCAAGCTGCACCGACTATTATCGAAGACAACTGCTTTATCGGTGCGCGTTCTGAAGTTGTGGAAGGTGTAATTGTTGAAGAAGGTTCGGTGATTTCAATGGGCGTGTACATTGGTCAATCCACCCGCATTTATGATCGTGAAACGGGTGAGATCCATTACGGCCGTGTACCGGCCGGTTCGGTTGTTGTATCCGGTAACCTGCCTTCTAAAGATGGTTCTTACAGTTTATATTGCGCGGTGATTGTGAAGAAAGTCGATGCAAAAACTCTAGGTAAAGTCGGTATCAACGAGCTCCTTCGCGATATTTAATTTGTTCGAAATGGCTTAGGCGTTCTCCGAAACGCCTATTCAACAACTGAGTCACTTTATGATTTTATACGGCATTTCCAATTGCGACACCGTGCGCAAAGCAAGAAAAACACTTGAAGCACTTGGACACGATGTTCATTTTCATGATTTTCGTAAACAGGGACTTACCCCGGAAATCATCCAGGCCTGGTTAGAAAAAGCCGACTATAACAAACTTATCAATAAACGCAGCACCGGCTGGAAATCCTTGACCGATGCACAGCGTTTAGCGGTTGAAAACCAAGACTTAGACTTGGTTTGCCAGCACCCTACCCTAATAAAACGACCGATTTTACAAGCCCAAAATCAGCTTTTAATTGGCTATAACCCTTCTGAGTATCAATCCCTATGAGCCCAACAATTTCGCTTGCACGTCAATTATTACAAATTGATTCTGTGACACCCGATGACAAAGGCTGTCAAACACTCATTGGCGACTTTTTAGCTCCCCTAGGATTTGATTTGGAGCCGATGCCGTTTGGCGAAGTGACCAACCTGTGGGCTCGCAAAGGCGACACCAAACCACTTGTAGTATTTGCGGGTCATACCGATGTTGTGCCAACTGGCCCGATTGAAAAATGGCAATACCCGCCGTTTAGTGCGCAGATTGATGGTGACATGCTCTGCGCACGCGGTTCAGCTGATATGAAAAGCTCAATTGCCTGTTTTATGGTCGCCACCGAACGTTTTTTGCAAG is part of the Thiomicrospira microaerophila genome and encodes:
- a CDS encoding Spx/MgsR family RNA polymerase-binding regulatory protein: MILYGISNCDTVRKARKTLEALGHDVHFHDFRKQGLTPEIIQAWLEKADYNKLINKRSTGWKSLTDAQRLAVENQDLDLVCQHPTLIKRPILQAQNQLLIGYNPSEYQSL
- the dapD gene encoding 2,3,4,5-tetrahydropyridine-2,6-dicarboxylate N-succinyltransferase — protein: MSADLQQIIEAAFERRAEITPKNVDAETKRAIQEAIHLLDSGQMRVAERQAVGKWTVNEWLKKAVLLSFRTEDNVLMNSSETRYFDKVPSKFADYSQADFEKAGVRVVPPAMARRGSYIAPSTVLMPSYVNIGAYVDSGTMVDTWVTVGSCAQIGKNVHLSGGVGIGGVLEPLQAAPTIIEDNCFIGARSEVVEGVIVEEGSVISMGVYIGQSTRIYDRETGEIHYGRVPAGSVVVSGNLPSKDGSYSLYCAVIVKKVDAKTLGKVGINELLRDI
- a CDS encoding VOC family protein — encoded protein: MSGVLGLDHVSILVSDAHLACEFYQEALGLEKLERPDLGFPGYWLRLGGQHQSLHLMQLTNPCQGLSRPSHGGRDNHFALAVAQLEVFMVKLEAMQVAYTLSRSGRKALFFRDLDNNAVELFEVGA